The window GTCAGTGCTTGGCTGTTCTCGCCTTTGAAAACTAATTCGTTTATCATACTATGTTGAAATTGATTATATTCATAGAATAAGGGCAAAGGTGAAGACCGCCGATTGTCGCAGTTTGCGGTCTAAACCAATGCCCTTTAAATATCTTCTCTGTTACTAACTGCGACGAAAGTAACTTTTTACTTTGCAAAGATATTGCTTTCTGATTAGTTCACACTTTTATCTTTTGTGAGTTAAACAACAATCAGTCGGTTGTCATTAAATTACCTTATATTGGCTTTCTGTGCTTGTAACATCAATACTATCCGCCATAATTCGCATGATAGCTTCATTTATAGTGGCGTATGCGCACCCGACCTTGTCTTCAAAGTCTTTGTCAAAGCCAAATAACTTATCTTGTACTTCGCCTAACTTAGCGAAACACTCATCTAAATTCTTCTTGCAGTTTAATAACTCTGCTGTATTATTGCTTAATGCTATTGTTGTCATAGTCTTATTTCTTTTTATTGTCTGACTTCTTGTTTATTCTCTCTGTTTCTAATGCGTGGGCTACTATGTCATTCACCCACGCTGCTGTTTCTTTCAATTTGTCCATGTTATGCTATTCTAACTAAGTTTGCTTTTTTGAAACAACGCCACTCGTCTTTTTCGCAATCAAAGTACACTTGACAAGTGTCTGCTGTTTTCTTTGTACCCTTTGTCGCAGGTATTCTGTCACTCATAAGAGTGCCATAAGCCTCTCTCATAGTGCCGTCTACCTTCTGAAAGTAGAACTTTACAACTCGCTTACTAAGGGCTGCTTTTAGCTTGATATTAGCCCAAGCGCACTTTAACGCTTCAGATAGTGTATAACCATTTTTGCGAACAAACTGCCATGCAAGATTCATAACCTCTCTCATAGTGTTCTTAAATGATGTACTCATAACCTTTATTATTTAATAGTTTTATATTTGTTTCTTAATCACAATGCAAAGATATAAGATATTTCTAATACAAACAAATGTTTTGATAAGAAATGTCTAATATTTAACATTGCTTTGTAAATAGTAGATATTTCTTAACTTCTATTTGCAAACAATTAGATATTTCTTATATTTTAATCACTTTTTCTTGTTATTATCATATTAATACATTAACTTTGCAGCGTATTAATATTAGTTATAACTTATGGATATAAAAAAGGTAATAAAAGAACATGGATGGACGCTTGAACGGCTGGCATCTGAAATGACAAATAAGCGAGAAGATAAAAAAGGTATATCTCAATCTTCATTATCGCAGTTACTTAACGGGAGTACACCATTAGACCGCTTGCAGGAGATAGCATCTATTATAGGTGTGTCGGTATCTGAACTCGTGGCGGACGAAAAGGACGTATCAAATACTATCATTTGCCCCCATTGTGGGAAGCCAATCAAGTTTGAGAAAGTATAATTAATAAAATAGAAAAGAATGAAAACGCTAAATCTTATTATTAAGCAGGTGTACTTTGACCAAATTATAAATGGAACGAAGACACAAGAGTTTAGAGAGGTAAAACCTACTACTATTAAAAAACTCCTCCAACTCGATGAAGACGGCTATGAGTTAGAAGACGAGAAAGGTAACGCCATACCAATACACTATGACGCTATCCGATTCTATGTTGGGTATAATAAAAACCGAGATAGTGCTTTGGTTGAGGTGAAAGGTGAGTATTGTGAAATATTCTTAGATGAAAACAACGAGCCGATAATCTACGAAGATGGAACGGATAAAGACGGAAATCCGCTTGAGTGGGTCGCAGAACAGGTCGTGTTTAACTTGGGTAAAGTTTTAGAAGTCCATAGAAAGTAAAGCCTTATTCATAAGCTCGTCCACGTTTTGACGAAAGTCTGAATAAGTGGTATAAAGTACCATCAGCTCCGTACAGGTTGCGGAAATAACGCTTGCACAAGTTACTTTGGTAGCTTTGGTGATAGCACGTCTAAGCCCCTGCGGCATCTTGCCACCAAAGAATTTATTAGGAGAGTAAAGGTAGATGACAACAAAGATAAACTCTTTGCGGTCGTTTACCTTTATTTCTTTGCCCTTTAATTCCTCGAATACTTTGTAAATCTTCGGAATGAGATTTAAGTCTTTCAGTTTAGGAGATGTGGCAATCTCATTATCTACTATGGCTTGACGTAATGCCGTGCGTGCCTTTTCTATTCTCTTGATTGTTTCGATTATCTGCTCCATTTATAGAGTTTTCAACAAAAATATAGCAAATAATCTTAAATAATCAAATTTGTTTAGATAAATTTTTACATAGTAAGTAAATAAACACAACAAAATTTACTTATTTCAGTGTGTTGGTCAGTGTGTTGGTCAGTGTGTTGCTTTTTATTTTATACCTTTGTAAAAATCTAATATAAAGATAATTACAAAGGTAGTTAGTGTGTTGGTCAGTGTGTTGGTCAGTGTGTTGTTACGCTTTTAGAACATAGTCTAAAAGTTTTACATTTGCCTCGTTTATAGTATTAAAATCCTTTTTAATGTATAGTTCCGTTATCCTCAGTGACTGGTCAGTGTGGTTTAGCATATCATTAACTATATACTTGCTTATTTTTACGTCATTTACGGCAATTGTAGCCATAGAGTGCCTGGCAGCATAGAATTGTAGCCGTTCAATGCCCATTTCTTTACCAATCTCCTTTAGTCCGATGTTTATCGCACGATTGAAACTCTCCATTGTAGTAAAGCGTTCTGAAAAGTTAAACACATGAGTTTTACCCTTGTATTTCTCAACTAACGGCTTGATATAATCCGTTATTTTTACGTGTATCTCCGCCTTATCTCTCCGCCTATCCTTTGTTTTCATACGGTCATAGATAATAGTGTTATCTTCCAATTTATCAGCATAGTATAGGTCGGCAGAGTTCATTCCCATAAGGCAGAATGAAAGACGGAAACAATCTAATGCCAAATCGTGACGGCTGGACTTCCCTTTAACTCTGATGTTGTCATATGGCAGGGCAAATATCCTCCTTATAGTTTCAACGTCCAAGGCACGCTTTTCTGCTACATTCTGTTCCACAGGCTTATACCTGTCCAAGGAGTGCTTAATACGGATAATATCGTTGTCTTCATCGTTATAATACTCCTTTGCAGCGTTGAATATAGTTTTGATACAATTAGGGTATAGAGATTGTGCCCTTGGACGGTCTTTTAATGCGTTCTCAAAGGCTTTCATTGCCTTAACGTTGATTTCCTCACAAAGGATATTATCACGCCCTACAAAGGAACACAAAGCGTTTAGAGCCGTTTTGTAGTTCTTTATCCCTTTAATAGTTGATTCTTTAATCCATTTCGCTGCAAACTCGGTAAATGATACCCCTTTATTTTCTTTCTTTTGTCGGATATAGGAAACAATAGTGTCAATGTCTATATCGTTAAACTCAAGACTTAATTCACTTAACCTACTCCTATACTCTTTTATAATGTCGTTACACTTATCGAGTATATTTGCGTTTTTTATCTTGAATGAAGCTGTTATGTCCTTTTTAGTGATATACATCGTGGTAGGAATAAAACGTACCTTTGAGTTATGAGTGAATCTTATCACTACATTCCATGTTCCATCTGCACGCTTATTTCCTCTTTTTATTAATGCCTTAAATGTTGCCATATGTCTTTTTAGTCAATTATCAGTCAATTTATAATCCTTACTT is drawn from Prevotella melaninogenica and contains these coding sequences:
- a CDS encoding SH3 beta-barrel fold-containing protein, which gives rise to MSTSFKNTMREVMNLAWQFVRKNGYTLSEALKCAWANIKLKAALSKRVVKFYFQKVDGTMREAYGTLMSDRIPATKGTKKTADTCQVYFDCEKDEWRCFKKANLVRIA
- a CDS encoding helix-turn-helix domain-containing protein, whose translation is MDIKKVIKEHGWTLERLASEMTNKREDKKGISQSSLSQLLNGSTPLDRLQEIASIIGVSVSELVADEKDVSNTIICPHCGKPIKFEKV
- a CDS encoding phage integrase SAM-like domain-containing protein, translated to MATFKALIKRGNKRADGTWNVVIRFTHNSKVRFIPTTMYITKKDITASFKIKNANILDKCNDIIKEYRSRLSELSLEFNDIDIDTIVSYIRQKKENKGVSFTEFAAKWIKESTIKGIKNYKTALNALCSFVGRDNILCEEINVKAMKAFENALKDRPRAQSLYPNCIKTIFNAAKEYYNDEDNDIIRIKHSLDRYKPVEQNVAEKRALDVETIRRIFALPYDNIRVKGKSSRHDLALDCFRLSFCLMGMNSADLYYADKLEDNTIIYDRMKTKDRRRDKAEIHVKITDYIKPLVEKYKGKTHVFNFSERFTTMESFNRAINIGLKEIGKEMGIERLQFYAARHSMATIAVNDVKISKYIVNDMLNHTDQSLRITELYIKKDFNTINEANVKLLDYVLKA